In Alkalihalobacterium alkalinitrilicum, a genomic segment contains:
- a CDS encoding polysaccharide biosynthesis protein, whose amino-acid sequence MKTFFKGALLLVVAAFLSECLEFIINMVLARELGDEGLGRYMSILPTIILLVVLASIELPISISKFIAEQDKKYHLNMLQHTLRFTLVFMLIFLIVVVVILPFIPIFDRYHPMIRWLIILLIPIISLSSVARGYFMGSHRMGKIALSNFLRRAAQLILLVILYQWFNFEHELAILIAICTLIGSEFIVFVYLLTVYFLQINSMKKEPSEKISGKTVRQQLLAISIPTTGVRIFHAVTFAIKPFLIKEALLRSGLTEAVALAQYGKLAGVAFTIGFFPAFIAHSLLIVLIPTVSEAYAKRDYLKLQKLLQKVMLFTFFYGLVAVTIFYVYAEPLTTLFFESSRAAGYLQLLCLYFLFHYFVMPMQAYLIGLGLVKDAFLHAVWSTIVSFTLMFVLGSMEQFQMKGVIIGMNTGVVLLTLMHYLTICNKIGSTLLLRAPSNFKY is encoded by the coding sequence ATGAAAACATTTTTTAAAGGTGCACTATTGTTAGTCGTTGCGGCATTTTTAAGCGAGTGCCTTGAATTTATAATTAATATGGTATTAGCTAGAGAATTAGGTGATGAAGGATTAGGACGGTATATGTCTATCCTGCCGACCATTATATTGCTCGTTGTTCTTGCCAGTATAGAGTTGCCAATTTCTATTTCTAAATTTATCGCTGAGCAAGACAAAAAATATCACCTCAATATGCTTCAGCATACATTACGGTTTACCCTAGTTTTCATGCTCATTTTTCTAATAGTAGTGGTCGTTATTCTGCCTTTTATTCCAATTTTTGACCGCTACCATCCCATGATACGGTGGTTGATTATCTTGTTAATCCCTATTATCTCCTTGTCTTCTGTCGCTAGAGGGTACTTTATGGGGTCGCATCGAATGGGGAAAATTGCATTATCGAACTTTTTACGTCGGGCAGCTCAACTCATATTATTAGTTATCCTATATCAGTGGTTTAACTTTGAACATGAACTAGCTATTCTTATTGCGATATGTACGTTAATTGGTAGTGAATTTATTGTATTTGTATATTTACTTACTGTTTATTTTTTACAAATAAACTCTATGAAAAAAGAACCAAGTGAAAAGATAAGTGGAAAGACTGTCAGACAACAGCTATTGGCAATATCAATTCCGACGACAGGAGTAAGGATTTTCCACGCTGTCACATTTGCGATTAAACCATTTTTAATTAAAGAGGCGTTGCTTCGCTCAGGACTAACCGAAGCAGTTGCATTAGCCCAGTATGGAAAGTTAGCGGGGGTCGCTTTTACAATAGGTTTTTTTCCAGCGTTTATAGCACATTCGCTGCTCATTGTTCTCATTCCAACCGTTTCAGAAGCTTATGCAAAGAGAGACTATTTAAAGCTGCAAAAGTTGTTACAGAAAGTGATGCTGTTTACTTTCTTTTACGGTTTAGTTGCGGTAACCATTTTTTACGTGTATGCTGAACCGCTAACTACGTTATTTTTTGAATCATCTCGTGCAGCTGGCTACCTTCAATTATTATGTCTTTACTTTTTATTCCACTATTTTGTTATGCCAATGCAAGCCTACTTAATTGGTCTTGGATTAGTCAAAGATGCATTTCTCCATGCGGTTTGGTCAACGATCGTTTCATTTACATTAATGTTTGTATTAGGTTCAATGGAACAATTCCAAATGAAAGGTGTTATTATTGGAATGAATACAGGGGTCGTTCTGCTAACACTTATGCATTATCTAACCATTTGTAATAAAATTGGTTCCACCTTGTTGCTAAGAGCACCCTCTAACTTTAAGTATTAA
- the pgmB gene encoding beta-phosphoglucomutase, whose protein sequence is MKQTYNAVIFDLDGVLADTVEYHYLATKQVADELGIPFERELNQKMQGMSRAALIDELVKNSDISFTSDQKQALGNRKNEYYRQLIQKLTKDDVLPGMYKFLMELKEHRIKMAIASASSNARTVLGNLGINSFFEHVVDIGEVKNMKPHPEIFLKAADALKVPPQNCIAIEDSEAGIKAIKQTEMFSIGVGSHAAVKAANWHVYQTSEITLTKLQTFVKLSVQ, encoded by the coding sequence ATGAAACAAACATATAATGCCGTGATCTTTGATTTAGACGGTGTCCTCGCTGATACGGTTGAGTATCATTATTTAGCTACAAAACAAGTCGCCGATGAGCTGGGGATTCCTTTTGAAAGAGAATTAAATCAAAAAATGCAAGGGATGAGTCGGGCAGCGCTGATTGATGAGCTTGTAAAAAACAGTGATATTTCCTTCACTTCAGATCAAAAACAAGCATTAGGAAACCGAAAGAATGAGTATTATCGACAGCTTATACAAAAATTAACGAAAGATGATGTTTTACCAGGAATGTATAAGTTTCTAATGGAACTAAAAGAACATCGGATAAAAATGGCCATTGCGTCTGCAAGCTCTAATGCAAGAACCGTTTTGGGGAATTTAGGGATAAACTCTTTTTTCGAACATGTAGTTGATATCGGTGAAGTGAAAAACATGAAACCTCATCCTGAAATTTTTCTGAAAGCAGCAGATGCGCTTAAAGTCCCACCGCAAAATTGTATTGCCATTGAAGATAGTGAAGCTGGGATCAAAGCAATAAAACAAACAGAAATGTTCTCGATCGGAGTCGGTTCCCATGCGGCAGTAAAAGCAGCAAATTGGCATGTATATCAAACAAGTGAAATTACACTTACAAAGTTACAAACATTTGTAAAACTTTCCGTGCAATAG
- a CDS encoding aspartate aminotransferase family protein produces the protein MREKDELLAKDEKYVWHAMKPYSPKETMVIKEAKGAWITDTDGKRYLDAMAGLWCVNAGYGRTEFADVAYEQMKQLAYYPLTQSHRPAIELAEKLNDMLGGGYVIFFSNSGSEANETAFKIARQYHLQKGEHHRYKIISRYRSYHGNTIATLAATGQAQRKYKYEPLATGFVHVPPPDSYRTPEDPSVPPRKLKSVEAIDQAMTWELSETVAAVIMEPIITGGGILIPPDKYMAGVKEVCEQHGALLIADEVICGFGRTGKPFGFMNYGVKPDVITMAKGITSAYLPLSATAVKREIYEAFNGSGEYDYFRHVNTFGGSPAACAVALKNLEIMEKENLFERSKQVGEQLINELTAAIQHHPHVGDVRGKGLLIGIELVANKESKDPLGVERVNKVLNACKENGLIIGKNGATVAGFNNVLAISPPLTIEVEDVKFIIDTIKKALLKV, from the coding sequence ATGAGAGAGAAGGATGAACTGTTAGCGAAAGATGAGAAGTATGTGTGGCATGCGATGAAGCCTTATAGTCCAAAGGAAACGATGGTCATAAAAGAAGCGAAAGGTGCATGGATCACTGATACTGACGGCAAAAGATATTTAGATGCAATGGCTGGGTTATGGTGTGTCAATGCAGGCTATGGAAGAACTGAATTTGCAGATGTTGCTTATGAACAGATGAAACAACTTGCTTATTATCCGTTAACCCAAAGTCACCGACCAGCAATTGAGTTGGCTGAAAAACTTAATGATATGCTAGGTGGCGGCTATGTTATTTTCTTTTCCAATAGTGGGTCAGAGGCAAATGAAACGGCCTTTAAAATCGCTCGGCAATATCATTTGCAAAAAGGAGAGCATCACCGTTATAAAATAATTTCTAGATACCGTAGCTACCACGGAAATACGATTGCGACTCTTGCAGCAACGGGTCAAGCCCAGCGGAAGTATAAGTATGAACCATTAGCGACAGGCTTCGTCCATGTCCCGCCTCCCGACTCATACCGAACCCCTGAAGACCCCAGTGTCCCTCCGAGAAAGTTAAAGTCAGTTGAGGCCATTGACCAAGCGATGACATGGGAACTAAGTGAAACGGTTGCCGCTGTCATTATGGAGCCGATTATTACAGGTGGCGGTATTTTAATTCCACCAGATAAGTATATGGCAGGCGTTAAAGAAGTTTGTGAACAGCATGGAGCACTTTTAATTGCTGATGAAGTGATTTGCGGCTTTGGACGAACGGGTAAGCCGTTTGGGTTTATGAACTACGGGGTGAAACCTGATGTTATTACGATGGCAAAAGGGATTACGAGTGCTTATTTGCCTTTATCGGCAACGGCAGTAAAACGTGAGATTTATGAGGCATTTAATGGGTCTGGCGAGTATGATTATTTTCGTCACGTCAACACATTTGGTGGTAGTCCAGCAGCATGTGCAGTCGCTTTGAAAAATTTAGAGATTATGGAGAAGGAAAATTTGTTTGAACGTTCTAAACAAGTAGGCGAACAGTTGATTAACGAACTAACAGCTGCGATACAACACCATCCTCACGTAGGTGACGTCCGTGGGAAAGGACTATTAATTGGTATTGAATTAGTAGCAAATAAAGAGTCAAAAGATCCTCTTGGTGTAGAACGAGTTAACAAAGTTTTAAATGCTTGTAAAGAGAATGGTTTAATCATCGGAAAAAACGGTGCAACCGTCGCAGGGTTCAATAATGTGTTAGCGATTTCACCACCTTTAACAATTGAGGTTGAAGACGTCAAATTTATTATTGATACGATTAAAAAAGCATTGTTAAAAGTTTAA
- the tnpA gene encoding IS200/IS605 family transposase — MSGLFIKMVSFIFELKKVLYEVEKEKDVTIKSIEVMLDHIHLFIEFEPRLLLHKIIKDFKGRSSRVLREKFPQLKSDLI; from the coding sequence TTGAGTGGATTATTCATAAAGATGGTATCGTTTATCTTCGAGTTGAAGAAAGTGTTATACGAAGTAGAGAAAGAAAAAGATGTAACCATTAAATCCATAGAAGTTATGCTAGACCATATTCATCTTTTTATCGAATTTGAGCCTAGACTATTGCTTCATAAGATCATTAAAGATTTTAAAGGTAGAAGTAGCCGAGTTTTAAGAGAAAAGTTTCCCCAACTAAAGAGCGACTTGATCTAG
- a CDS encoding methyl-accepting chemotaxis protein: MFFQLKKKPDFQPRIELNAGEHFILSDKEKELRLEYMNFQKEHALLLKELQPFVLQISDQVLGKILDHVFKFQMLEEIATKHSSRERLYEVFQYYLKSLFSGEINDAYLLQRQKIGGSHNKGRLPIGWFLATYQLFQTLLIPQLVKYYEGEPEKLGKAIIAVTHAINFDSQLIVETYIQSRIDEIEALNAANHQLQQELTGISQELASTIEQTEATTTNTAEKAVRIGMDTENTVKSSQNLNQLMSKSEGDMVEMEISFSSLMKEVNLSLEKIDQMKEISNQINTMTAEIEKIADQTNLLALNASIEAARAGEHGKGFSVVATEVRKLAESSKQLSNDIITLVIESNQNISSLINTMNLMTQSTETSNKSLKTVKNGLVTVRMEMEQYSSMFQSNKKDIDDIISAIQEINTATGNLAFLSTSLTEKAENLKTND, translated from the coding sequence ATGTTTTTCCAACTGAAAAAAAAGCCTGACTTTCAACCTCGTATCGAATTAAATGCAGGAGAACATTTTATATTAAGTGATAAAGAAAAAGAATTACGTCTCGAATACATGAATTTTCAAAAAGAACACGCTCTTCTATTAAAGGAGTTACAACCTTTTGTTTTACAAATTTCAGACCAAGTTCTTGGAAAAATACTAGATCATGTTTTCAAATTTCAAATGCTAGAAGAAATTGCTACAAAACACTCCTCTCGTGAACGATTGTACGAGGTGTTTCAATATTATTTAAAGTCTTTATTTTCTGGAGAAATTAATGATGCATACTTACTGCAACGTCAAAAAATTGGAGGCTCTCACAATAAAGGACGGCTACCGATCGGTTGGTTTCTAGCAACGTATCAACTTTTTCAAACCCTACTTATCCCTCAACTTGTCAAATATTATGAAGGTGAACCTGAAAAGTTAGGGAAAGCCATCATCGCTGTTACACATGCTATTAATTTTGACTCTCAACTGATCGTAGAAACCTATATTCAAAGTCGTATCGATGAAATTGAAGCTTTAAATGCTGCAAACCATCAACTTCAACAGGAACTTACAGGAATAAGCCAAGAACTTGCTTCCACGATTGAACAAACGGAAGCTACAACAACAAACACGGCTGAAAAAGCAGTTCGAATAGGAATGGACACTGAAAATACGGTCAAGAGTAGCCAAAATCTTAATCAATTAATGAGCAAAAGTGAAGGTGACATGGTTGAGATGGAAATTTCTTTTTCATCCTTGATGAAAGAAGTTAATCTTTCTCTAGAAAAAATTGATCAAATGAAGGAGATATCCAATCAAATCAATACGATGACAGCTGAAATAGAGAAAATCGCTGATCAAACGAACTTATTAGCTTTGAACGCATCTATTGAAGCTGCACGTGCGGGTGAACACGGGAAAGGCTTTTCTGTCGTTGCAACCGAAGTACGAAAGCTTGCTGAGTCGTCCAAACAATTAAGTAATGACATTATTACACTCGTCATTGAAAGTAACCAAAATATTTCAAGCCTTATTAATACGATGAACTTAATGACTCAATCGACTGAAACTTCAAATAAGAGCTTAAAGACTGTAAAAAATGGCTTAGTTACTGTACGAATGGAAATGGAACAATACTCATCCATGTTCCAAAGCAACAAAAAAGATATTGATGACATTATTTCTGCTATTCAAGAGATTAATACAGCAACAGGAAATTTAGCCTTTTTATCCACTTCATTAACTGAAAAAGCTGAAAATCTTAAAACGAATGATTAA